In one Brevibacterium sp. CBA3109 genomic region, the following are encoded:
- a CDS encoding YidC/Oxa1 family membrane protein insertase has translation MNIYEFPPIELLVNAAYWVVTWLTTLLEPLAGTASAALAIVVLTIIVRAVLIPVGLSQVRAGITRKRLAPKITELQTRYKKTPELMQQKMMELYKEEKASPMAGCLPVLAQMPVLMAVYGIFIQSTIGGHANDLLNHSLLGVPLNAGFVGLLTGGNLSVVSAAVFGVIVIIIAVVAALSRHLLTPDMPQTPPVRASGSQNSTTEGPAMPDLSGVTRVLSFMPFMTAVIALFVPLAATLYLMTTTAWTLTERLVLNRVLKVHEQEEAVPAA, from the coding sequence ATGAACATCTACGAATTTCCACCCATCGAACTGCTCGTCAACGCCGCCTATTGGGTCGTCACCTGGCTGACGACTCTGCTCGAACCATTGGCTGGCACCGCAAGTGCTGCGCTGGCGATCGTGGTGCTCACGATCATCGTCCGCGCCGTGCTCATCCCCGTCGGGCTCTCACAGGTCAGAGCCGGCATCACTCGCAAACGCCTCGCGCCGAAGATCACCGAGCTGCAGACCCGGTACAAGAAGACCCCCGAGCTTATGCAGCAGAAGATGATGGAGCTCTACAAGGAGGAAAAGGCCTCCCCGATGGCCGGCTGCCTGCCCGTGCTGGCCCAGATGCCGGTGCTCATGGCCGTCTATGGAATCTTCATCCAATCCACGATCGGCGGGCACGCCAATGACCTTCTCAACCATTCCCTGCTGGGCGTCCCCCTCAACGCCGGCTTCGTGGGTCTCCTGACCGGAGGGAACCTGAGCGTGGTCTCGGCCGCAGTCTTCGGCGTCATCGTGATCATCATCGCCGTCGTCGCTGCCCTCTCGCGGCATCTGCTCACCCCCGATATGCCGCAGACCCCGCCCGTCCGGGCGTCTGGCAGCCAGAACTCCACCACCGAGGGACCCGCCATGCCGGACCTCTCAGGCGTGACCAGGGTGCTGAGCTTCATGCCCTTCATGACCGCGGTCATCGCACTGTTCGTGCCTCTAGCTGCCACGCTCTACCTGATGACGACGACAGCCTGGACCCTGACAGAGCGCCTCGTGCTCAACCGTGTCCTCAAGGTTCACGAGCAGGAAGAGGCAGTTCCTGCCGCATGA
- a CDS encoding ClpP family protease — protein MNTRIAHQNAHNRPTSPSPRFADGDESTTTTRIPESQRMLYAYRSVVFNGELRDENGMEIISRLILLSAEDSHSDIHLWINSPGGSVPMMHAIADVIETLPNDVVTVAFGWAASAGQFVLMMGTPGKRLALPHARILLHQGSSGIGGAAADIELQSGDLRTVRDTVLHRIAEATGKTYERVFEDSLRDRWFTVEQALDYGLIDRIVESPADLRGGIGAP, from the coding sequence ATGAACACACGAATCGCACATCAGAATGCTCACAACCGACCCACCTCACCATCGCCGAGGTTCGCCGACGGTGACGAGTCCACGACGACGACCCGCATCCCCGAGTCCCAGAGAATGCTCTACGCCTACCGTTCGGTGGTCTTCAACGGGGAGCTGCGCGATGAGAACGGCATGGAGATCATCTCGCGACTCATCCTCCTCTCCGCCGAAGACTCCCACAGTGACATCCACCTGTGGATCAACTCACCGGGCGGATCGGTGCCGATGATGCACGCGATCGCCGATGTGATCGAGACTCTGCCCAACGATGTGGTCACGGTGGCGTTCGGGTGGGCCGCCTCGGCGGGGCAGTTCGTGCTCATGATGGGCACCCCCGGCAAACGACTCGCCCTGCCCCACGCCCGGATCCTGCTGCACCAGGGATCATCGGGCATCGGGGGAGCGGCCGCTGACATCGAGCTGCAGTCCGGGGACCTGCGCACCGTCCGGGACACGGTCCTGCATCGCATCGCCGAGGCGACGGGAAAGACCTATGAGCGCGTCTTCGAGGACTCCCTGCGCGATCGGTGGTTCACGGTCGAACAGGCACTGGACTACGGGCTCATCGACCGCATCGTCGAGTCCCCGGCCGATCTGCGCGGCGGGATCGGTGCGCCATGA
- a CDS encoding ClpP family protease, translating to MSQYTIPNVVDRSGGGEKIVDVYSHLLGNRIIYLGVPIDDGVANTIIAQLLHLEASSRELPIQLYINSPGGSLTAMTAIYDAMHHIGAPVATICVGQAAADAAVLLAAGEPGQRSMLEHARAVLRQPHAEGARGAIPDLIVAADEIARQRRDVEAMLAKGTGRSVDQIHADLDRDLVLNAQAARDFGLVDQIL from the coding sequence ATGAGCCAGTACACGATTCCGAATGTCGTTGACCGCTCGGGTGGCGGGGAGAAGATCGTCGACGTGTATTCCCACCTGCTGGGCAACCGCATCATCTACCTCGGAGTGCCGATCGATGACGGGGTGGCGAATACGATCATCGCCCAGCTGCTCCACCTCGAGGCGAGCAGCCGAGAACTCCCGATCCAGCTGTACATCAACTCACCGGGCGGATCGCTGACGGCCATGACCGCCATCTACGACGCGATGCACCACATCGGTGCGCCCGTGGCGACCATCTGCGTGGGGCAGGCGGCCGCTGATGCCGCGGTGCTCCTGGCAGCTGGCGAACCCGGTCAGCGTTCGATGCTCGAACACGCTCGAGCGGTGCTGCGCCAACCCCATGCCGAGGGTGCTCGCGGGGCAATCCCCGATCTCATCGTCGCCGCCGACGAGATCGCCCGGCAGCGCCGAGATGTTGAGGCGATGCTGGCGAAGGGCACCGGGCGCAGTGTGGACCAGATCCATGCCGACCTCGACCGGGATCTCGTGCTCAATGCGCAGGCGGCCCGGGACTTCGGCCTCGTCGATCAGATCCTCTGA
- a CDS encoding sensor histidine kinase, whose translation MSRSWRAAAEASDPDADRRVRRRPRLLLVALSVLALLLQLPFAVFMATHDGVDALAGGVRIAVALLSPMIFLLCARWPGPRVAIIAGLTLVDIVVWAALAGSSLSGAWSHGPSNRPWSGEGPGGMWAQGLTGPEMTPFYAAFLFALVVAMVRGHQIWAIASAAGVWLGALLLGPFLGVDWSVGRVASATIGLLMTLSIGAFARRRREGRRLAAEEAQARHQEVIAAERLRIARDLHDVLGHSLSQINVQAGVGEHLIDRDPEQARRALAAIKELSRTGLNEVRSVLHTMRSDAAGPSDLDSDAAGTDAASAGAGAAEPLAPVPGLDELPALIAAMTGRPAIHLDDRRELRADGTRENPGSAADAAAYRIVQESLTNMVRHAAASQANVRVFREGEFLHLEISDDGQGTENAMHGRDEGTGIIGMRERTKLLHGTFAITSASGDGTHISVRLPWTSGHGRTDRQAQA comes from the coding sequence ATGAGCCGATCCTGGCGTGCCGCCGCCGAGGCGAGCGATCCCGATGCTGATCGTCGCGTCCGTCGTCGACCTCGGCTGCTCCTGGTTGCCCTGAGCGTCCTGGCCCTGCTCCTGCAGCTGCCCTTCGCCGTGTTCATGGCCACCCACGATGGTGTCGATGCCCTGGCCGGGGGCGTGCGCATCGCCGTGGCCCTGCTGTCCCCGATGATCTTCTTACTCTGTGCACGATGGCCGGGCCCGAGAGTCGCGATCATCGCCGGGCTGACGCTGGTTGACATCGTCGTCTGGGCCGCACTGGCGGGATCCAGCCTGTCCGGTGCGTGGAGCCACGGTCCAAGTAATCGTCCCTGGTCTGGGGAGGGCCCGGGCGGAATGTGGGCGCAGGGGCTCACCGGACCTGAGATGACACCGTTCTATGCGGCGTTCCTCTTCGCTCTCGTCGTGGCCATGGTCCGCGGTCATCAGATCTGGGCCATCGCCTCGGCGGCCGGTGTCTGGTTGGGTGCCCTGCTGCTCGGTCCCTTCCTCGGTGTCGACTGGTCGGTGGGGCGTGTGGCCTCTGCGACGATCGGTCTGCTGATGACCCTGAGCATCGGAGCCTTCGCTCGGCGCAGGCGCGAAGGCAGGAGGCTCGCGGCCGAGGAGGCGCAGGCCCGGCACCAGGAGGTGATTGCGGCCGAAAGGCTGCGCATCGCCAGGGACCTCCACGATGTGCTGGGCCATTCCCTGTCCCAGATCAACGTGCAGGCCGGTGTGGGCGAACACCTCATCGACCGGGACCCCGAGCAGGCCAGACGGGCGCTCGCCGCCATCAAGGAGCTGAGTCGAACGGGACTCAACGAGGTCCGTTCAGTGCTCCACACGATGCGCTCGGATGCTGCCGGCCCAAGCGATCTCGACTCCGACGCGGCCGGCACTGACGCGGCCAGTGCCGGCGCAGGCGCAGCCGAGCCGCTGGCCCCAGTGCCGGGCCTCGACGAGCTGCCGGCACTCATCGCCGCAATGACCGGGCGACCAGCCATCCACCTCGATGACCGGCGCGAGCTCCGAGCCGACGGTACTCGAGAGAATCCCGGCAGTGCCGCGGATGCGGCCGCCTACCGGATCGTGCAGGAGTCGCTGACGAATATGGTCCGCCACGCTGCCGCCAGCCAGGCGAACGTCAGAGTCTTCCGTGAAGGCGAGTTCCTGCACCTCGAGATCAGTGACGATGGCCAGGGAACAGAGAACGCGATGCACGGGCGAGACGAAGGCACCGGAATTATCGGGATGCGGGAGCGGACGAAACTTCTCCACGGAACCTTCGCGATCACCTCGGCGAGCGGGGACGGCACGCACATCAGCGTCCGGCTGCCCTGGACCAGCGGACACGGACGAACAGATCGGCAGGCTCAGGCATGA
- a CDS encoding response regulator transcription factor encodes MNDISVAIADDHQLVRAGFASLLDAEPGISVSVQASGGEELLEKLAARPVDVVLMDIRMPDGDGLWATEAIAADPDLGHVRVVLVTTFGLDEYIVRAVRAGASGFLLKDTEPVDLIRAVRVVAEGEALLSPEVTRYLLSRMSLGLRAEPAKHLDVLTQREREVLALVGQGLSNDEIAAQLVLSPLTAKTHVSRIMSKVAARDRVHLVVLAYESGLVSPGWLREQ; translated from the coding sequence ATGAACGATATCTCGGTGGCGATTGCCGATGATCACCAGCTGGTTCGCGCCGGCTTCGCTTCGCTGTTGGATGCGGAACCGGGCATCAGCGTGAGTGTGCAGGCCTCCGGCGGGGAAGAGCTGTTGGAGAAACTGGCAGCGAGGCCGGTCGACGTCGTGCTCATGGACATTCGGATGCCCGACGGTGACGGACTGTGGGCCACCGAGGCGATCGCAGCCGATCCCGACCTCGGGCACGTTCGGGTGGTGCTGGTGACGACCTTCGGCCTCGACGAGTACATCGTGCGCGCGGTCAGGGCGGGTGCCAGCGGATTCCTGCTCAAGGACACCGAACCGGTCGACCTGATCCGAGCGGTGCGCGTCGTCGCCGAGGGGGAGGCGCTGCTCTCACCGGAGGTGACCCGATACCTCCTGTCGAGGATGTCCCTGGGACTGCGGGCGGAGCCGGCGAAGCATCTCGACGTGCTGACACAACGTGAACGAGAGGTGCTCGCCCTCGTCGGGCAGGGACTGTCGAACGACGAGATCGCGGCGCAGCTGGTGCTCTCACCGCTGACGGCGAAGACCCATGTCTCGCGCATCATGAGCAAGGTCGCCGCACGCGACAGGGTCCACCTCGTCGTGCTCGCCTATGAGTCCGGGCTGGTCTCCCCGGGCTGGCTGCGCGAACAGTAG
- a CDS encoding SHOCT domain-containing protein, with amino-acid sequence MNMEHGPAAWPFFFLIPIFWVLIIGLVVTLIITLNRRRWRQAGGPPWADGQGRFGSTKNAEATLSERFAQGDIDEAEYRGRLEVLRANRLDSGTS; translated from the coding sequence ATGAACATGGAACACGGACCCGCGGCCTGGCCGTTCTTCTTCCTCATCCCGATCTTCTGGGTGCTCATCATCGGACTGGTCGTCACTCTCATCATCACGCTCAATCGGCGTCGTTGGCGCCAAGCCGGGGGACCGCCCTGGGCAGATGGTCAGGGCCGATTCGGGTCGACGAAGAACGCGGAGGCGACACTGTCCGAGCGTTTCGCCCAAGGTGACATCGACGAGGCCGAGTACCGAGGCAGACTCGAGGTTCTCAGGGCCAATCGCCTCGATTCGGGTACAAGCTGA
- a CDS encoding helix-turn-helix transcriptional regulator — MDALHVTDAYADRTPALLWREMLGRVLRLRRTELGLTLAQVSRRSGVSTQYLSEVERGLKDPSSEVIEAITIVLGLALPQVLVLAAGSTPTAAPATVPAFGLTGRAQLSLVA, encoded by the coding sequence ATGGATGCACTTCACGTCACAGATGCGTACGCCGACCGGACTCCGGCGCTGCTGTGGCGCGAGATGCTCGGGAGGGTGCTGCGGCTGCGCCGCACCGAGCTGGGCCTGACCCTGGCTCAGGTCTCACGCCGCTCGGGAGTCTCGACCCAATACCTGTCCGAGGTCGAACGCGGCCTCAAGGATCCCTCTTCGGAGGTCATCGAGGCAATCACCATAGTCCTCGGCCTCGCACTCCCCCAGGTGCTCGTCCTCGCCGCCGGCTCAACGCCGACAGCCGCGCCCGCGACGGTGCCCGCATTCGGGCTCACCGGACGGGCGCAGCTGTCCCTCGTGGCCTAG
- a CDS encoding iron-siderophore ABC transporter substrate-binding protein — protein MSAHLTRRAMAIGTIVTLAFSASACSQDSADSAKSASDDFQTVTIEHALGKAVIEAEPKRVVTLGQGSTETAIALGKTPVGMEEYAWGSDDTGYMPWIHEAVTEKGEELPKQFQGDTELDVEAIAELEPDVILAPWSGVTADQYKQLDAIAPTVAYPKQPWTIEWDEQITTIGKALGQEKESEGLVDDIKTQLSEAKRPEYEGLTFSYIYNDGPGTLGVFYPNEQRVAMVSALGLTPDPVVDELKKNYDAPGTDSALIGLENADKLDDSDLIFTFYSDEKSKKEIKAQSVYANIPAIKSGAVVAPEDQPFVTASSIINPLTVPWTLKRYVPMIDKAAENVKK, from the coding sequence ATGTCAGCTCATCTCACTCGCCGGGCCATGGCCATAGGCACCATCGTCACACTCGCCTTCAGCGCGAGCGCCTGCAGCCAGGACTCGGCGGATTCTGCGAAGTCAGCCTCCGACGACTTCCAGACCGTCACGATCGAACACGCACTGGGCAAGGCCGTCATCGAGGCAGAACCCAAGCGCGTCGTGACCCTCGGGCAGGGGTCGACCGAGACCGCCATCGCACTGGGCAAGACACCCGTCGGCATGGAGGAGTACGCCTGGGGCAGCGATGACACCGGCTATATGCCGTGGATCCATGAAGCGGTGACCGAGAAGGGCGAGGAGCTGCCGAAGCAGTTCCAGGGAGATACCGAGCTCGATGTCGAAGCCATCGCCGAACTCGAACCAGATGTCATCCTCGCACCATGGTCCGGCGTCACCGCAGATCAGTACAAGCAGCTCGACGCCATCGCACCCACGGTCGCCTACCCCAAGCAGCCATGGACGATCGAATGGGACGAGCAGATCACGACCATCGGCAAGGCCCTGGGGCAGGAGAAGGAATCCGAGGGGCTCGTCGATGACATCAAGACGCAGCTCTCCGAGGCCAAGCGGCCCGAATACGAGGGACTGACGTTCTCCTACATCTACAACGACGGACCGGGCACCCTCGGAGTCTTCTACCCCAACGAGCAGCGAGTGGCGATGGTCTCGGCTCTGGGTCTGACTCCTGACCCCGTCGTCGACGAACTCAAGAAGAACTATGACGCCCCGGGTACGGATTCCGCGCTCATCGGGCTGGAGAACGCGGACAAACTCGACGACTCCGACCTCATCTTCACGTTCTACTCCGATGAGAAGAGCAAGAAGGAGATCAAGGCACAGAGCGTGTACGCGAACATTCCGGCGATCAAGTCCGGCGCGGTCGTCGCGCCCGAAGACCAGCCGTTCGTCACAGCCTCATCGATCATCAACCCGCTCACCGTCCCATGGACGCTCAAGCGCTATGTGCCGATGATCGACAAGGCCGCAGAGAACGTCAAGAAGTAG
- a CDS encoding Ig-like domain-containing protein, with translation MSPKKIHGAVAALSALALLTACTPADSDPDATRDGAKTAEAAAEPVFRIGSVSEAEAAQATEQGLSAKASNSTASATPTSTQTSAPQQTGEVVEPGAETTAAPGERISLSVENAALSDISITESDHPRIKTDPGVFFDTAGSELEAADSTEDAKAGSSTPSESASEDSDAITAPDDAAAWMSAYDLVADSTYELSVTATSADGEEHDFTSTVTVSAGDASPMAVRTILSDDQTVGVGAPIILTFGSTVAKKYRDDVEHRLSVKVTDNDGKKRKVEGSWAWLPDDPQSRLHFRPKEFWPAHSKVSVDVPLKNVPTTDDTVGQNDLTLDFDIGRKQVVKADAKTHRMVVTRDGKEVMNFPASLGAAKSPSYNGTHVVMSKASDYTMTSEQWDYETDVRWAVRIHNNGEFIHAAPWSTGVQGSANVSHGCINLSTERAKQYYDSAIFGDPVEITGSNATLSTAASDISDWVYEWDDWKKMSALPTS, from the coding sequence TTGTCACCCAAGAAGATTCACGGGGCGGTTGCTGCCCTTTCAGCACTCGCTCTGCTCACGGCCTGCACCCCGGCAGACTCTGACCCCGACGCGACTCGCGATGGTGCGAAGACGGCCGAGGCCGCAGCCGAGCCGGTGTTCCGAATAGGGAGCGTCTCCGAAGCCGAGGCAGCCCAGGCGACGGAACAGGGCTTGTCGGCGAAGGCTTCGAACTCCACCGCCTCGGCTACGCCCACCAGCACACAGACTTCTGCTCCCCAGCAGACCGGCGAAGTGGTCGAACCCGGTGCAGAGACAACAGCTGCCCCCGGCGAGCGCATCAGCCTCAGCGTCGAGAACGCGGCGCTGAGCGACATCTCCATCACCGAATCCGACCACCCGCGCATCAAGACCGATCCCGGAGTCTTCTTCGACACCGCCGGGAGCGAACTCGAAGCAGCAGACAGCACCGAAGACGCGAAGGCGGGATCTTCGACTCCAAGCGAATCAGCCTCAGAAGACTCAGACGCGATCACCGCCCCCGACGACGCCGCGGCCTGGATGTCTGCCTACGACCTCGTCGCCGACAGCACATACGAGCTCTCGGTCACAGCCACCTCGGCGGATGGAGAGGAACACGATTTCACCTCCACGGTCACGGTTTCGGCCGGCGACGCCTCGCCGATGGCGGTGCGCACGATCCTCTCCGATGACCAGACCGTGGGCGTCGGAGCTCCGATCATCCTCACCTTCGGATCCACGGTGGCCAAGAAGTACCGTGACGACGTCGAGCACCGCTTGTCGGTCAAGGTCACGGACAACGATGGGAAGAAGCGCAAAGTCGAAGGCTCATGGGCCTGGCTGCCTGATGACCCGCAGTCGCGACTGCACTTCCGTCCCAAGGAATTCTGGCCCGCGCACTCGAAGGTCTCCGTCGACGTGCCGCTGAAGAACGTTCCCACGACCGATGACACCGTCGGCCAGAACGATCTCACACTCGATTTCGACATCGGCCGCAAGCAGGTCGTCAAGGCCGACGCCAAGACCCACCGCATGGTCGTCACGCGCGACGGCAAAGAGGTCATGAACTTCCCGGCCTCATTGGGTGCTGCGAAGTCCCCGTCCTACAACGGAACCCATGTGGTGATGTCCAAGGCCTCGGACTACACGATGACCTCCGAGCAGTGGGACTACGAAACCGATGTGCGCTGGGCCGTGCGCATCCACAACAACGGAGAGTTCATCCATGCCGCGCCCTGGTCGACCGGGGTTCAGGGGTCGGCGAATGTCTCCCATGGCTGCATCAACCTCTCGACCGAACGGGCCAAGCAGTACTACGACTCGGCGATCTTCGGCGACCCGGTCGAGATCACCGGTTCGAATGCCACCCTGTCGACCGCAGCCAGCGACATCTCCGACTGGGTCTATGAGTGGGATGACTGGAAGAAGATGAGCGCGCTGCCTACTTCTTGA
- a CDS encoding SpoIID/LytB domain-containing protein: MPASPSVKATTPTLAALLIGFLLVLCSTQPPAHAAYATSGAIGTMHKSLGGTSGKLGPAVGPQRCTLIQKGCYQSFKHGSIHWTKATGVHATLGAIRTAWKKSGWERGPLGYPTSNEYRSGSETRQKFQNGMIVWTAKSGAKVTLTKAPSSFTIKGSGFGHGVGMSQYGARGMATAGKSSTQILQHYYTGAKVTTMSKNADASLKVQLLTGKKSVTVTPRSGRLRVKVGSKTIESGSKVTIERTSSGSVKATVGSKSYSGSKLTLEWQGTRYWKSSSATTVSVSGAQNGATGTYRHGRLEIGQLKSSLNVINVVGLNKEYLPGIAEMPASWQSEVLRSQAIASRTYAYRNLGAVKPACGCNVYDEVASQRFLGWTHENAGDSGPWRKAVAATQTTSGSTVRSARLITYKGGLIDAVYSSSAGSKTHSTAEVWGSAVPYLVSVDDSPSKYASAQNPNASWSVTAKQSDMARAFGLADVRSVAVAKTGSGLVKTVKATSVKGKTASLTGDQLRTKLKLKSASFSVA; the protein is encoded by the coding sequence ATGCCAGCTTCCCCGTCCGTCAAGGCGACGACTCCTACCCTCGCGGCACTGCTCATCGGGTTCCTTCTCGTTCTCTGCTCCACACAGCCTCCGGCACATGCTGCCTATGCGACTTCGGGTGCGATCGGAACGATGCACAAATCGCTCGGTGGGACTTCCGGCAAGCTCGGCCCAGCGGTCGGCCCACAGCGGTGCACGCTGATCCAGAAGGGCTGCTATCAGTCGTTCAAGCACGGCAGCATCCATTGGACGAAGGCCACCGGCGTCCATGCGACTCTGGGCGCGATCCGCACAGCATGGAAGAAGTCCGGGTGGGAACGCGGTCCGCTCGGCTATCCGACGAGCAACGAATACCGCTCAGGTTCGGAGACCCGGCAGAAGTTCCAGAACGGCATGATCGTGTGGACGGCGAAATCCGGGGCGAAGGTGACGCTGACGAAAGCGCCGTCGTCGTTCACGATCAAGGGGTCGGGGTTCGGCCATGGGGTCGGGATGAGCCAGTACGGAGCGCGCGGAATGGCGACAGCCGGAAAGTCGTCGACGCAGATCCTGCAACACTACTACACGGGTGCCAAGGTCACGACGATGTCGAAGAACGCCGACGCCAGTCTCAAGGTGCAGCTGCTGACCGGTAAGAAGTCCGTGACGGTCACTCCGCGGTCCGGCCGTCTGCGGGTCAAGGTCGGGTCGAAGACCATCGAATCGGGCTCGAAGGTCACGATCGAACGGACGTCATCCGGTTCGGTCAAGGCGACCGTCGGGTCGAAGAGCTATTCGGGGTCGAAGCTCACCCTCGAATGGCAGGGCACCCGATATTGGAAGAGTTCGTCGGCGACGACGGTGTCGGTCAGCGGTGCCCAGAACGGGGCGACCGGCACCTACCGACACGGACGGCTCGAGATCGGTCAGCTGAAGAGCTCGCTCAACGTCATAAACGTGGTGGGTCTCAACAAGGAATATCTGCCGGGCATCGCCGAGATGCCGGCGTCGTGGCAGTCCGAGGTCCTGCGCAGTCAGGCCATCGCTTCGCGCACCTACGCCTACCGCAATCTCGGTGCGGTGAAGCCGGCCTGCGGGTGCAACGTCTATGACGAGGTGGCCTCGCAGCGTTTCCTCGGGTGGACTCATGAGAATGCAGGCGATTCCGGTCCATGGCGCAAGGCCGTGGCCGCGACACAGACCACGAGCGGGTCGACGGTGAGGTCGGCGCGCCTCATCACCTACAAGGGCGGGCTCATCGATGCTGTCTACTCGTCGTCGGCCGGGTCAAAGACGCATTCGACTGCCGAGGTGTGGGGGTCGGCCGTGCCGTACCTGGTCTCGGTCGATGACTCTCCGTCGAAGTATGCCTCTGCGCAGAACCCGAACGCCTCGTGGTCGGTGACGGCCAAGCAGTCCGACATGGCACGGGCCTTCGGGCTGGCAGACGTCCGGTCTGTGGCGGTGGCGAAGACCGGCTCAGGTCTGGTGAAGACGGTGAAAGCCACCTCGGTGAAGGGGAAGACCGCGAGCCTCACCGGCGATCAGCTGCGAACGAAGCTGAAGCTCAAGTCCGCGTCATTCAGCGTGGCCTGA
- a CDS encoding type 1 glutamine amidotransferase domain-containing protein, with amino-acid sequence MALSDKKIAFLLTSGVEQVELTSPRTALDEAGATTVIVSPSEGTLQAMEGDWEHAKTFDVDVPVAEASVDDFDALVLPGGTLNSDALRLNEDAVNLVKAFFAADKPVAAICHAPWILAEAGVAKGRKLTSFISTKTDLINAGADWADTEVVVDGNLITSRSPDDLDAFNKAIADKFS; translated from the coding sequence ATGGCACTCTCTGACAAGAAGATCGCATTCCTCCTCACCAGCGGCGTCGAGCAGGTCGAACTGACCAGCCCCCGCACAGCCCTCGACGAGGCCGGAGCGACGACCGTCATCGTCTCCCCCTCAGAGGGGACTCTGCAGGCGATGGAAGGCGATTGGGAGCACGCGAAGACCTTCGACGTCGACGTTCCCGTCGCCGAGGCCTCGGTCGATGACTTCGACGCCCTCGTCCTGCCCGGCGGCACCCTCAACTCCGATGCCCTGCGTCTGAATGAGGACGCCGTCAACCTCGTCAAGGCGTTCTTCGCCGCCGACAAACCGGTCGCGGCCATCTGCCATGCTCCGTGGATCCTCGCCGAGGCGGGAGTGGCCAAGGGACGGAAGCTGACGTCCTTCATCTCGACGAAGACCGACCTCATCAACGCCGGAGCCGACTGGGCCGACACCGAGGTGGTCGTCGACGGCAACCTCATTACCTCCCGCAGCCCCGACGACCTCGACGCCTTCAACAAGGCAATCGCTGATAAGTTCAGCTGA
- a CDS encoding YciI family protein: MAKYLMLKHYRMPEQYMDYTPMDQWSPDEVDAHVAYMNAFADRLKDSGEFVDSQALSPEGTFVRSGGPGKPPVTDGPFPETKDLIAGWMVIDVENYDRALELAGELSAAPGKGGEPINEWLELRPFLDHAPSVDE, from the coding sequence ATGGCCAAGTACCTCATGCTCAAGCACTATCGGATGCCGGAGCAGTATATGGATTACACCCCGATGGATCAGTGGAGTCCCGACGAGGTCGACGCGCATGTGGCGTACATGAACGCCTTCGCCGACAGACTCAAGGACTCCGGCGAATTCGTCGACTCCCAGGCACTCTCGCCCGAGGGCACCTTCGTCCGATCCGGCGGACCGGGCAAGCCTCCGGTCACCGACGGTCCCTTCCCCGAGACGAAGGACCTCATCGCCGGGTGGATGGTCATCGACGTCGAGAACTACGACCGCGCTCTCGAACTCGCCGGTGAGCTGTCCGCCGCACCGGGCAAGGGAGGAGAGCCGATCAACGAATGGCTCGAACTGCGCCCCTTCCTCGACCACGCACCCAGCGTGGACGAATGA
- a CDS encoding sigma factor yields the protein MIDRDPLAEAELRELVPAVIGILVSRGADFATAEGAVQDALIEALRSWPSDPPRDRRGWLVTVAWRKFLDIVRSEGSRMKREERVMAATLAEPETSSEPGTDGVPNADDTLDLYFLCAHPDLSPASAVALTLRAVGGLTTK from the coding sequence ATGATCGATCGGGATCCCCTCGCCGAGGCGGAGCTGCGTGAGCTCGTCCCCGCCGTGATCGGCATCCTCGTCAGTCGTGGAGCAGACTTCGCGACCGCCGAGGGCGCCGTTCAGGACGCGCTCATCGAAGCCCTGCGATCGTGGCCGTCCGACCCGCCCCGTGACCGGCGGGGCTGGCTCGTGACGGTGGCATGGCGGAAGTTCCTCGACATCGTGCGATCTGAAGGATCGCGGATGAAACGCGAGGAACGGGTCATGGCCGCCACTCTCGCCGAGCCCGAAACCTCGTCCGAACCCGGGACGGACGGCGTCCCGAACGCCGATGACACCCTCGACCTCTACTTCCTCTGCGCCCATCCCGACCTCAGCCCCGCCTCGGCGGTGGCCCTGACCCTGAGGGCGGTCGGCGGACTGACGACGAAGTAG